One window of the Salvia splendens isolate huo1 chromosome 1, SspV2, whole genome shotgun sequence genome contains the following:
- the LOC121754826 gene encoding uncharacterized protein LOC121754826, with product MHEAVPIHIFQAIEPTAGALKLLDQQLARFFWGSTNERKRTHWISWEQICLPTNEGVLVLSDQAGLPQHIIDRICTFPILPGESDVPRWTLSRRGEFTLASTWNTIRSSIPIVQGLEDLWLAGVTATIAMFTWRLLSNRIPVDSKLQWRKIELASKCQCCPRRPDTESLQHLFIQGDGAIRVWREFDGWFEGNSHPIGLNDTIPSRIEVWATRLQQPGRKHLSIALPYLIFWFLWAERNRSRNHGTQFKASNVIWQVITFVRNNMINGKLRPKHWRGVRLGLIIPNEAEAQRPMRLTMMNKWEPPDQPWLKHNTDGSFFEETGKAGGGVLIRDYTGRVLKAFALPLDAHSPLEAELLAMHHGLVMAAELAMPIWLETDAEQAVALVRGNHWGPAHIRQAMAFLALQKRRLTLRISFIHREGNKAADLLAKTGAEMSHSRIFVEQDLPRELSDIIRQEQMGIPNARAQTEERN from the exons ATGCATGAGGCGGTTCCTATTCATATTTTCCAGGCTATTGAGCCGACGGCCGGTGCACTCAAGTTACTAGATCAACAATTGGCTCGTTTCTTCTGGGGGTCGACGAATGAAAGAAAAAGGACTCACTGGATTAGTTGGGAGCAGATATGCCTCCCCACCAATGAAGGGGTCTTG GTGCTCAGTGATCAAGCGGGACTCCCACAGCATATCATTGACCGAATCTGTACATTCCCGATCTTACCGGGGGAGTCCGATGTCCCAAGATGGACGCTGTCACGGAGAGGTGAATTTACGCTTGCCTCGACTTGGAACACGATCAGATCGTCTATACCCATTGTACAGGGACTTGAGGACCTGTGGCTGGCCGGCGTTACGGCTACTATTGCTATGTTTACTTGGAGACTTCTATCCAACCGGATCCCCGTTGACTCAAAGCTACAATGGCGGAAAATTGAGCTTGCAtctaaatgccaatgctgcccccgaCGACCAGATACCGAGTCTCTTCAACACCTATTTATACAAGGGGATGGGGCGATAAGGGTGTGGAGGGAATTTGATGGGTGGTTCGAAGGAAATTCCCATCCTATCGGGCTGAATGATACCATCCCATcaagaatcgaagtgtgggcgacCAGATTGCAGCAGCCGGGAAGGAAGCACCTTAGCATAGCCTTGCCATATCTCATATTCTGGTTCTTGTGGGCCGAAAGAAATAGAAGCCGCAATCATGGAACTCAATTTAAGGCGAGTAATGTGATATGGCAGGTCATTACCTTTGTCCGAAATAATATGATTAATGGGAAGCTAAGGCCGAAGCATTGGAGAGGAGTTCGGCTCGGACTTATTATCCCGAACGAGGCCGAGGCCCAACGACCCATGAGGCTCACGATGATGAACAAGTGGGAGCCGCCGGACCAACCATGGTTAAAACACAACACGGATGGGTCTTTTTTCGAAGAAACAGGAAAAGCTGGGGGAGGGGTCCTTATTCGTGACTACACGGGTAGGGTGCTCAAGGCCTTTGCGTTACCTCTCGACGCACACTCACCCCTCGAAGCTGAGCTTCTCGCCATGCACCACGGATTGGTGATGGCCGCAGAGCTGGCGATGCCAATTTGGCTCGAAACGGACGCCGAACAAGCTGTCGCACTGGTCCGAGGAAATCATTGGGGGCCTGCCCATATTCGCCAAGCAATGGCTTTTTTGGCTCTACAGAAGCGGCGCCTTACCCTTCGGATTTCCTTCATCCACCGCGAAGGCAACAAAGCAGCTGACCTCCTCGCAAAGACGGGTGCTGAGATGAGCCACAGCCGAATCTTTGTCGAACAGGATTTGCCGAGAGAACTATCAGACATCATCCGACAGGAACAGATGGGGATCCCCAATGCCCGAGCCCAAACCGAAGAAAGAAATTAG